The following proteins are co-located in the Pan troglodytes isolate AG18354 chromosome 5, NHGRI_mPanTro3-v2.0_pri, whole genome shotgun sequence genome:
- the H2BC10 gene encoding histone H2B type 1-C/E/F/G/I: MPEPAKSAPAPKKGSKKAVTKAQKKDGKKRKRSRKESYSVYVYKVLKQVHPDTGISSKAMGIMNSFVNDIFERIAGEASRLAHYNKRSTITSREIQTAVRLLLPGELAKHAVSEGTKAVTKYTSSK; the protein is encoded by the coding sequence ATGCCTGAACCAGCTAAGTCAGCTCCCGCCCCGAAGAAGGGCTCCAAGAAGGCGGTGACCAAGGCACAGAAGAAGGATGGCAAGAAGCGCAAGCGCAGCCGCAAGGAGAGCTATTCCGTGTACGTGTACAAGGTGCTGAAGCAGGTCCACCCCGACACCGGCATCTCGTCCAAGGCTATGGGGATTATGAACTCCTTCGTCAACGACATTTTCGAGCGCATTGCAGGCGAGGCTTCCCGCCTGGCGCATTATAACAAGCGCTCGACCATCACTTCCAGGGAGATCCAAACGGCTGTGCGCCTGCTGCTACCCGGGGAGCTGGCCAAACACGCGGTGTCGGAGGGCACCAAGGCGGTCACCAAGTACACCAGCTCCAAGTAA